One part of the Marinobacter sp. MDS2 genome encodes these proteins:
- a CDS encoding TatD family hydrolase, with the protein MSKKRREIPVFDHPIIETHCHLDYLKDRPLEDTLDQSRQVNIEKVITIAVSPDNLAAVRELSQIKDWVYGTQGIHPHEAETYNDQVEGEIRTHAQDEKIVAVGEIGLDYFYDKADRATQREVFRRQLQIACDSDRPVVIHSREADDETIEILKEFEQSLKRRGVIHSFTSGPGLAQYALDQGWNLGFNGITTFNKAENVRDIVRMTPISQILLETDAPFLTPVPYRGKENAPFYLPFVAEKIAEVKDLPLEEVIVQTYQNSLRTFFPER; encoded by the coding sequence ATGAGCAAAAAACGCCGCGAAATTCCCGTATTTGACCACCCTATTATCGAGACCCACTGCCATCTGGATTATCTGAAAGATCGTCCTCTGGAAGACACGCTCGATCAAAGCCGGCAGGTGAACATCGAAAAGGTCATCACCATTGCCGTATCGCCCGATAACCTTGCCGCGGTCCGGGAACTCAGCCAGATCAAAGACTGGGTGTACGGCACTCAAGGTATCCACCCTCATGAAGCCGAAACATACAACGATCAGGTAGAGGGAGAAATACGTACCCATGCCCAAGACGAGAAGATCGTTGCCGTGGGCGAAATAGGGCTGGACTACTTTTACGACAAAGCCGACCGCGCCACCCAGCGCGAGGTGTTTCGTCGCCAGCTGCAGATCGCCTGTGACAGTGACCGGCCGGTGGTTATCCACAGCCGTGAAGCCGATGATGAAACCATCGAAATTCTGAAAGAGTTCGAGCAGTCCCTCAAACGCCGGGGCGTGATCCACAGCTTCACATCCGGCCCGGGGCTGGCGCAGTATGCATTGGATCAAGGCTGGAACTTAGGCTTTAATGGTATTACCACGTTTAATAAAGCGGAGAACGTAAGGGATATCGTTCGCATGACGCCAATCAGCCAGATTCTGCTCGAAACCGACGCCCCGTTCCTGACCCCGGTGCCCTACCGTGGTAAAGAGAATGCGCCGTTCTACCTGCCTTTTGTCGCCGAGAAAATTGCAGAGGTGAAGGATTTGCCTCTGGAAGAGGTTATTGTTCAGACCTACCAGAATAGCCTACGGACGTTTTTCCCCGAGCGATGA
- a CDS encoding ATP-dependent helicase: MEPNYPHRQLPSTIPTMPTNPQTPDTSFLPDYLTDEQRNIITAGYEHSVITAVAGSGKTSTLAWRIRYLLAQGHDPNRMLVLMFNRSARVDFERKLQQVCDQSGLAPPEIRTYHAMGYRLYKRFVREGYLPNFSDKILTEQEIGYQAWMLTRRLAPEDLADEIRRNKKDYVETATGFIDLVKTCLSPAEIVFEELGYSDKHKYLIDLFHSFEQWRKSQGRISYADMIYEPVMAIHQNPPLQRLVGNKMDLILVDEYQDTNEIQHLLLRYVAGDRARVTVVGDPDQTIYEFRGAKPEFILRRFSDEFESPLEQTLSFTFRYGHQVALLANHLITHNTGRKDVLCHSHPSTEATRAELHRADNDGDEVLKILQSYNSEENNQTAVLFRVWSQSVPIELKLLARQIPYRIDAGKGALFSREVQAITALLMVVSGRIKPLPDSDRIDIARQLLRFPHVGLKEPELENLAQFLAGFAENWHERILAMDFDALQPMPARKLRKLGEVLAQLHSYQGPVAGLIRVYAEHTDLYDGIRSLALTHDSAEERIDTIQGFRDYLKSLDTDASSALDHLKALKQQAGEKADNGVLLSTIHRTKGLEWPVVIIPGLQEKYLPYSPRPQDNAQALLESERRLLYVGMTRARKALHLITRPTSQRPHLDGDQGPSRFVSELCYELSHELGSRLEEHTATAESALILNHPTTAVSIRYATRAGLTLEGIAQDNERDLTEPVWHKRRVIHTLFGAGEVVSEDESSFEVRFDNADTLNFSKKSAHLYFTAST, from the coding sequence ATGGAGCCCAACTACCCCCACCGCCAGTTGCCAAGTACAATACCCACCATGCCAACCAATCCCCAAACACCCGACACCAGCTTCCTCCCGGACTACCTCACCGACGAACAGCGGAACATCATCACCGCCGGTTACGAACATTCGGTCATCACCGCCGTCGCTGGCAGCGGAAAAACCTCCACCTTGGCCTGGCGCATCCGCTACCTGCTGGCCCAAGGCCACGACCCCAACCGCATGCTGGTCCTCATGTTCAACCGCAGCGCCCGGGTCGATTTCGAACGCAAACTCCAACAAGTCTGCGACCAATCCGGATTGGCACCACCGGAAATCCGCACCTACCACGCCATGGGCTACCGGCTCTACAAACGCTTCGTGCGGGAAGGCTACCTACCGAACTTTTCGGACAAAATACTGACCGAACAAGAAATCGGCTACCAAGCCTGGATGCTCACCCGCAGGCTGGCCCCCGAAGATCTGGCCGACGAAATCCGCCGCAACAAAAAAGACTATGTGGAAACCGCCACCGGCTTCATCGATCTGGTCAAAACCTGCTTGTCCCCCGCAGAAATCGTATTCGAAGAACTGGGCTACTCAGACAAACACAAATACCTGATCGATCTTTTCCACAGCTTCGAACAGTGGCGCAAAAGCCAAGGCCGGATCAGTTACGCCGACATGATCTACGAGCCGGTCATGGCCATCCATCAGAACCCGCCATTGCAGCGGCTGGTGGGCAATAAAATGGACCTGATCCTGGTAGACGAATACCAGGACACCAACGAAATCCAGCACCTGCTGCTGCGCTACGTGGCGGGCGACCGGGCCAGAGTCACCGTGGTCGGCGACCCGGACCAGACCATTTACGAATTCCGGGGTGCCAAGCCCGAATTCATCTTGCGCCGGTTCAGTGACGAATTCGAAAGCCCGCTCGAACAGACCCTGAGCTTCACCTTCCGGTACGGTCATCAGGTTGCCCTGCTGGCCAACCACCTGATCACCCATAACACTGGCCGAAAAGACGTGCTCTGCCATTCACACCCCTCCACAGAAGCCACCCGTGCCGAACTGCATCGTGCGGACAATGATGGTGACGAGGTGCTGAAGATTTTGCAGAGTTACAACTCCGAAGAAAACAACCAGACTGCCGTGCTGTTCCGGGTCTGGAGCCAAAGCGTGCCGATTGAACTGAAACTGCTGGCGCGGCAAATTCCCTACCGCATAGACGCCGGTAAAGGCGCCCTGTTCAGCCGGGAAGTGCAGGCAATAACGGCGCTGCTGATGGTGGTCAGCGGTCGCATCAAACCACTTCCGGATTCCGACCGGATAGACATCGCCCGGCAGCTGCTGCGCTTCCCTCACGTTGGCCTGAAAGAACCGGAACTGGAGAATCTGGCGCAGTTTTTGGCGGGGTTCGCGGAAAACTGGCACGAACGCATACTGGCGATGGATTTCGATGCACTGCAACCCATGCCCGCCCGCAAACTGCGCAAACTGGGCGAGGTCCTGGCCCAGCTGCACAGCTACCAAGGGCCGGTTGCGGGCCTGATTCGAGTCTACGCCGAGCATACCGACTTGTACGACGGCATTCGAAGCCTGGCACTGACCCACGACAGCGCTGAAGAGCGTATCGACACGATTCAGGGTTTCCGGGATTACCTGAAAAGCCTGGATACCGATGCCAGTAGCGCGCTGGACCACCTCAAAGCCCTGAAACAGCAAGCCGGCGAAAAAGCCGACAACGGCGTACTGCTGTCCACTATTCATCGCACCAAAGGGTTAGAGTGGCCGGTGGTGATTATTCCCGGTTTACAGGAGAAGTACCTGCCCTACAGCCCACGCCCGCAAGACAACGCACAAGCTCTGCTGGAGAGCGAACGGCGGTTGTTATACGTCGGCATGACCCGGGCCCGGAAAGCGCTGCACCTGATCACCCGACCAACCAGCCAAAGACCCCATCTGGACGGTGATCAAGGGCCTAGCCGGTTCGTTTCAGAGCTCTGTTACGAGCTGTCGCACGAGCTGGGTTCGCGCCTTGAGGAACACACAGCTACGGCCGAAAGCGCACTGATTCTCAACCACCCAACCACGGCGGTCAGTATTCGCTACGCCACTCGTGCGGGTTTAACCTTAGAGGGCATCGCGCAGGATAATGAACGCGATTTAACGGAACCCGTCTGGCATAAACGGCGTGTCATCCATACATTATTCGGCGCCGGCGAGGTGGTCAGCGAAGACGAGAGCTCTTTTGAAGTTCGCTTTGACAATGCAGACACCCTGAACTTCAGTAAGAAGAGCGCTCACTTGTACTTCACTGCGAGTACGTAG
- a CDS encoding methyltransferase, giving the protein MRSVRAVLPEGFDISTSFFRQWQAVNDWLLSHEAFWRPVPFMEPAPDWCQQHPDLANWLEQLSDAECDDWSERASAFAQEVARFVPALADYDELVSLPKLPGYERGPQAALQEVQAVDMPGRKRLQAGAFAVSVTPLNSRVLDWCCGKGHLARTLVGQGAEAVFGFEWDAELVQDGNRLAARYGDPVSVIQQDVMSDQLRWPAVHHGAALHACGDLHRQLLVAGSEAGLARLSVSPCCYHLGGRGAYGLLSQQARDAHNVLEMDRAGLRLAVQETVTAPARERAQSARIRAWRLGFDALQRSLSESGRYLPVPSHPSRLNSGRFEAFCRWAADKKRVVLPAEVDWPCWLAAGQKRSRQVRRHELLRHLFRRPLELWLVLDYAVYLEEQGYRVDVGVFCERSLTPRNILLDAVKAT; this is encoded by the coding sequence ATGCGTTCCGTCCGGGCCGTTTTGCCGGAGGGCTTTGATATTTCCACATCGTTTTTTCGGCAATGGCAGGCGGTGAATGATTGGCTGCTCAGCCATGAAGCCTTTTGGCGGCCTGTGCCGTTCATGGAACCTGCGCCGGACTGGTGTCAGCAGCATCCCGATCTGGCAAATTGGCTTGAGCAACTGTCAGACGCGGAATGCGACGATTGGAGCGAGCGTGCGTCAGCGTTTGCACAAGAAGTTGCTCGTTTTGTGCCAGCATTAGCAGATTATGACGAGTTAGTTTCTCTGCCGAAATTGCCCGGCTACGAGCGAGGTCCGCAGGCCGCTTTGCAGGAAGTTCAGGCGGTGGATATGCCCGGCCGAAAGCGCCTGCAAGCCGGTGCCTTCGCGGTATCCGTTACGCCGTTGAACAGCCGCGTTCTGGACTGGTGTTGTGGCAAGGGGCACCTGGCGCGCACGCTGGTCGGGCAGGGGGCTGAAGCGGTTTTCGGCTTCGAGTGGGACGCGGAGCTGGTGCAAGACGGCAATCGTCTTGCGGCCAGGTATGGCGATCCGGTGAGTGTCATACAGCAGGATGTGATGTCAGACCAGCTGCGCTGGCCGGCCGTTCATCATGGTGCCGCTTTGCATGCGTGTGGTGATTTGCATCGCCAGCTGCTGGTTGCCGGCAGTGAAGCCGGTCTGGCCCGGTTGAGTGTGTCGCCTTGCTGTTATCACCTCGGAGGCCGCGGAGCCTACGGTTTGCTGTCTCAGCAGGCCCGCGATGCTCACAACGTTCTCGAAATGGATCGGGCAGGGCTCAGGCTGGCCGTGCAAGAAACGGTGACGGCCCCGGCTCGGGAGCGTGCCCAATCGGCCCGTATACGGGCCTGGCGGCTGGGCTTCGATGCACTGCAACGAAGCTTGTCTGAATCCGGGCGGTATTTGCCTGTGCCGTCGCATCCTTCGCGGTTGAACAGTGGTCGTTTCGAGGCGTTTTGCCGGTGGGCGGCGGACAAGAAGCGCGTGGTTTTGCCCGCAGAGGTTGACTGGCCTTGCTGGCTGGCGGCTGGGCAGAAGCGATCCCGACAGGTGCGTCGGCATGAATTGCTTCGTCATCTGTTCCGGCGGCCGCTCGAACTTTGGTTAGTGCTGGATTATGCGGTGTATCTGGAAGAGCAGGGCTATCGGGTTGATGTGGGGGTGTTCTGCGAGCGTTCGTTAACGCCCCGAAATATATTGCTGGATGCGGTTAAGGCAACTTAA
- a CDS encoding HD-GYP domain-containing protein yields the protein MIKRIPIAALKVGMYITDLNNDWIPHNTQRKRGVIRNEETVEKIRAMGVQFVYIDAEKGRDTQDYETASEVDKRNEDALQNVGEHKPGVAAKVPLEQEMETAKGIHTQAQGLVDSFMGNVKIGAAVDISPIHKLADDLQNSVIRNPNALGCLGRIRDKDNYLLEHSVNLSVLMTLFGRYRKLSADVLHQTVVGALLHDLGKILTPDDILHKPGRLTAEEFEVMKLHARQSRDILLATEGIGELTVITAAQHHERIDGTGYPEGLKGNEISTYGRMAAIADVYDAITADRVYHKGMTPTQGLKKLLEWSGSHLDTTLVQEFIHCVGLYPVGSLVLLESGRLGIVTEPNEHDLRLPVVRVVYHTKFRSPIPVTSVDLAKPGNQDRIKRAVDPKLYKIDVDKFLV from the coding sequence ATGATCAAACGCATTCCTATCGCTGCGTTGAAGGTCGGGATGTACATCACCGACCTGAACAATGACTGGATTCCCCACAACACCCAGCGCAAGCGCGGTGTGATCCGGAACGAAGAAACCGTCGAAAAAATTCGCGCGATGGGCGTGCAGTTTGTATACATTGATGCTGAAAAGGGGCGGGATACCCAAGACTACGAAACCGCCTCAGAAGTGGATAAGCGCAACGAAGATGCTCTACAGAATGTAGGCGAACATAAGCCCGGGGTTGCTGCCAAAGTCCCGCTCGAGCAGGAAATGGAGACTGCAAAGGGCATACACACCCAGGCGCAAGGGCTGGTAGACAGTTTCATGGGCAACGTTAAAATCGGTGCCGCCGTTGATATCAGCCCCATCCACAAGCTGGCTGACGATTTACAAAATTCGGTGATCAGAAACCCCAACGCGCTGGGGTGTCTGGGCCGCATCCGCGACAAAGACAACTATTTGCTTGAACACTCCGTTAATCTGAGTGTGTTGATGACACTGTTCGGGCGATACCGAAAGTTATCTGCGGACGTTCTGCACCAAACCGTGGTGGGTGCCCTTCTACACGATTTGGGTAAAATCCTGACGCCAGACGATATACTGCACAAACCCGGCAGGCTGACGGCGGAGGAGTTCGAAGTAATGAAGCTCCATGCCCGCCAATCCCGAGACATTCTGCTTGCGACCGAGGGTATCGGAGAACTCACGGTGATTACTGCTGCGCAGCATCACGAACGCATCGACGGTACCGGCTACCCCGAAGGCCTAAAAGGCAATGAGATCTCTACCTACGGGCGCATGGCGGCCATTGCTGATGTCTACGATGCGATCACCGCTGATCGCGTTTACCACAAAGGAATGACCCCGACTCAAGGTCTGAAAAAATTGTTGGAGTGGAGTGGTTCACACCTCGATACCACTCTGGTTCAAGAGTTTATTCACTGTGTTGGGCTGTACCCGGTAGGCTCTCTGGTGTTGCTGGAAAGTGGCCGGCTAGGCATTGTTACCGAACCAAATGAGCACGACTTGCGCCTACCGGTTGTACGGGTGGTCTACCACACCAAATTCCGCTCGCCGATCCCGGTCACCAGCGTTGACCTCGCTAAACCGGGTAATCAGGACAGAATCAAACGAGCGGTGGATCCCAAACTATACAAAATTGATGTGGATAAGTTTCTGGTTTAG
- a CDS encoding D-amino acid dehydrogenase, whose translation MHIVVVGGGVVGITTARELVRRGHQVTVLERHKLAGNETSKGNAAQRSYGVVYPWADPSMVFKALPWLLKTDGPLKMRMPPSLAATRFMLATLRYAWSPGLFGLNKRAMLKLGAFSRERFLALEQEHDLAFDGQHAGLLHLASTPDALDELRKTHEFLNEVGVPSHLLSPQEVREVEPGMTGGGPLYGALRYDTDGTGDCHLFSRALAKVCEDLGVTFRYEVEVEALLADQKRVNAVQFRSASGKPERLEADAVVVSAGCWSPELVKPLGLTLPIYPIKGYSITVPLSDPDKAPSATVHDDNFKVVSTRLGDRLRATGFVELAGFNRDIPEARIATIKKSVQSRYPGCADLDAAETWTGFRPMTPDGPAIIGKGPRDNLFLNTGHGTFGWTLSAGSAAVIAQVIDGEEPAVPLDAFRPGRFAGGL comes from the coding sequence ATGCATATTGTGGTTGTTGGAGGCGGTGTCGTTGGCATAACGACAGCCAGAGAACTGGTACGACGCGGTCATCAGGTAACGGTTCTGGAACGCCACAAGCTGGCGGGAAATGAAACCAGCAAAGGCAACGCCGCACAGCGTTCCTACGGTGTGGTGTATCCCTGGGCGGACCCGTCGATGGTGTTCAAGGCGTTGCCCTGGCTGCTGAAAACCGATGGCCCCCTGAAAATGCGGATGCCCCCTTCGCTCGCGGCTACCCGATTCATGTTGGCAACCCTTCGCTACGCCTGGTCTCCCGGCTTGTTCGGGCTCAACAAGCGGGCCATGTTGAAATTGGGGGCCTTTAGCCGTGAGCGGTTCTTGGCACTTGAGCAAGAGCACGATCTGGCATTTGACGGTCAGCATGCCGGGCTTTTGCATCTGGCCAGTACCCCCGACGCTTTGGACGAATTGCGCAAGACCCACGAGTTTCTGAACGAAGTAGGGGTGCCCTCGCATTTGCTTTCGCCGCAAGAGGTCCGGGAAGTGGAGCCGGGTATGACAGGCGGTGGGCCGCTTTACGGTGCTTTGAGGTATGACACCGATGGCACCGGCGATTGTCATTTGTTTTCCCGGGCGTTGGCCAAGGTGTGTGAAGACCTGGGCGTGACCTTCCGTTATGAGGTGGAAGTAGAAGCCCTGCTGGCGGATCAAAAGCGTGTTAACGCGGTTCAGTTCCGCTCTGCCAGCGGTAAACCCGAACGTTTGGAGGCGGATGCGGTGGTGGTGTCTGCCGGCTGTTGGTCGCCGGAGCTGGTCAAGCCGTTGGGGCTAACGCTGCCCATTTATCCGATCAAGGGGTACAGCATTACCGTACCGCTGAGTGACCCTGATAAAGCGCCCTCGGCAACGGTTCATGACGACAATTTCAAGGTGGTCTCAACCCGGCTGGGCGACCGTTTGCGGGCAACCGGGTTTGTTGAATTGGCCGGTTTTAATCGAGATATTCCGGAGGCCCGGATTGCCACCATTAAAAAATCGGTGCAGTCCCGTTACCCCGGTTGTGCCGATCTGGATGCCGCTGAAACCTGGACCGGATTTCGCCCGATGACGCCAGACGGCCCGGCCATTATTGGTAAAGGGCCCCGCGACAACCTGTTCCTGAATACCGGCCATGGCACCTTTGGCTGGACGCTGTCTGCTGGCAGTGCGGCGGTGATCGCCCAGGTGATTGATGGTGAAGAACCGGCGGTGCCGCTGGATGCGTTCCGTCCGGGCCGTTTTGCCGGAGGGCTTTGA
- a CDS encoding tRNA(Met) cytidine acetyltransferase TmcA: protein MTSVAERGWQALADSLRAAGERRLVLVEGEPEWCRSWVSGCLEVLDTSQALWVGRAEAAELAGVAGITSKQFKRWLGRETGVLVWDGWQGNPPDGLAALSGTLQAGGLLFWLMPPLEEWATFNDPDYVRTGLDQAEHHAFAARMAGVLAADADVIRVRQGHDGALVLPVVESGSSEFEPATTPEQAQLVSQLVRFGLGRRRRPLVVTADRGRGKSAALGMAAAELLLAGRQRVLVTSPSVDNLTSFFRHAAETLAERLAERRVDELMLEGGPSIRYLPVPDLLSEKPEAEVVLVDEAAAVPAHWLRAILLGWPRVAFASTVHGYEGTGRGFAIRFRQVLDRETPHWQSISLAQPVRWADGDPLERQVSALFLLSAESPKQVSPAAGDVVVERWHPAKACERELSEAFGLLVDAHYRTTPADLRQWLDDPGVQSWRAVVNGATVGVLWASVEGGLAPELAEQVAQGVRRPRGHMLAQSLATHGGFPEAAVQRTLRVVRVAVSEEYRQSGIGKRLVIAAAQACEEQGLDGLGTSFGGEPGLLSFWQACGLRVVRLGVRQETSTGEFPVQMLCGISDAGKQLAQGLRDRFAKHWPVLVPRHWAGLAPELVAAVGADLPALARLDAGDRRELESFSEGFRGFDLTLPVLRQVERCPGVMAWLAAKPDLALWCRAVSQGWAWSEIRFAGECAGQKAGEMRLRSLVRELLKNGPEL from the coding sequence ATGACATCTGTTGCTGAAAGAGGCTGGCAAGCGCTCGCCGACAGCCTACGTGCTGCCGGTGAACGCCGTCTGGTGCTGGTAGAAGGCGAGCCGGAGTGGTGTCGTTCTTGGGTGTCTGGTTGTCTTGAAGTGCTGGATACTTCTCAGGCGCTTTGGGTAGGGCGCGCCGAGGCTGCGGAGTTGGCCGGTGTCGCAGGTATTACATCGAAGCAATTCAAGCGCTGGCTGGGGCGTGAAACCGGGGTGTTGGTTTGGGACGGTTGGCAGGGGAATCCGCCGGATGGGTTGGCGGCGTTGTCGGGGACGTTGCAGGCGGGTGGATTGTTGTTTTGGTTGATGCCACCGCTGGAGGAGTGGGCCACGTTTAACGATCCGGATTATGTGCGTACGGGGCTCGATCAAGCGGAGCACCATGCGTTTGCGGCGCGGATGGCCGGTGTTTTGGCGGCGGATGCGGATGTGATTCGGGTACGGCAAGGTCATGACGGGGCCTTGGTTTTGCCGGTGGTAGAGTCTGGCTCGTCGGAGTTTGAGCCGGCTACTACGCCAGAACAGGCGCAGTTGGTTTCGCAGCTGGTGCGGTTTGGTTTGGGGCGTCGGCGTCGGCCGTTGGTGGTGACGGCGGATCGGGGCCGCGGGAAGTCGGCGGCACTGGGTATGGCGGCGGCGGAGTTGTTGCTTGCGGGGCGGCAGCGGGTGTTGGTGACGTCGCCTTCGGTGGACAATTTAACGAGTTTTTTTCGGCATGCGGCCGAGACGCTGGCTGAGCGGCTGGCAGAGCGTCGTGTTGATGAGTTGATGCTGGAAGGCGGGCCGTCGATTCGGTATCTGCCGGTGCCGGATTTGCTGTCAGAGAAACCTGAAGCCGAGGTGGTGTTGGTGGACGAGGCCGCCGCGGTGCCGGCTCATTGGTTGCGGGCGATTCTGCTGGGATGGCCGCGGGTGGCGTTTGCCAGCACGGTGCATGGTTATGAGGGCACGGGGCGGGGCTTTGCTATTCGCTTCCGTCAGGTGCTGGATCGGGAAACGCCCCATTGGCAGTCAATCAGCCTGGCCCAGCCGGTGCGTTGGGCGGATGGTGATCCGCTGGAAAGGCAGGTTTCGGCGTTGTTTTTGCTGTCGGCCGAAAGTCCGAAACAGGTAAGTCCCGCGGCAGGCGATGTGGTGGTTGAGCGTTGGCACCCGGCCAAGGCGTGTGAACGAGAGCTTTCTGAAGCCTTTGGATTGCTGGTGGACGCCCATTATCGGACCACACCGGCAGATCTTCGGCAGTGGCTGGATGATCCGGGCGTGCAGAGTTGGCGTGCGGTGGTGAACGGTGCAACAGTGGGTGTGCTTTGGGCCTCGGTGGAGGGTGGTTTGGCACCAGAGCTGGCGGAGCAGGTGGCGCAGGGTGTGCGCAGACCGCGGGGCCATATGTTGGCGCAGTCGCTGGCAACCCATGGTGGCTTTCCGGAGGCGGCGGTTCAGCGCACGCTCCGGGTGGTTCGGGTGGCAGTGTCGGAAGAGTATCGTCAGTCGGGGATTGGCAAACGGCTGGTGATTGCTGCGGCACAGGCTTGCGAGGAGCAAGGGTTGGACGGATTAGGCACCAGTTTTGGCGGCGAGCCCGGTTTGCTGTCGTTCTGGCAGGCGTGCGGATTACGGGTGGTGCGTTTGGGGGTGCGGCAGGAAACCAGTACCGGGGAGTTTCCGGTGCAGATGTTGTGCGGAATATCGGATGCGGGAAAACAGTTGGCTCAGGGCCTGCGTGACCGGTTTGCAAAACATTGGCCGGTGTTGGTGCCACGGCATTGGGCAGGATTGGCCCCGGAGTTGGTGGCTGCTGTCGGTGCCGACTTGCCAGCACTCGCCCGGCTGGATGCCGGAGATCGTCGGGAGCTGGAGAGCTTTTCGGAAGGATTTCGGGGGTTTGACTTAACCTTGCCGGTGTTGCGGCAGGTAGAGCGTTGTCCCGGTGTGATGGCGTGGCTGGCAGCTAAGCCTGACCTGGCCTTGTGGTGTCGGGCGGTCAGTCAGGGCTGGGCTTGGAGCGAGATTCGGTTTGCCGGCGAGTGTGCCGGTCAGAAAGCGGGTGAAATGCGGCTGCGCAGCTTGGTGCGTGAACTTCTGAAAAATGGCCCGGAGTTGTGA
- a CDS encoding OmpA family protein yields the protein MKFMRPVALAALATTLTAPALAESQQTIYLNPFAGYQYFGDKRDLSESDTYGVGIEYRFRPHWAVEAVYSRADVDRKYVSGESDFDEIRVDGLYYFASQDKAWNPYVSMGAGHADFEGGPVRTAGSNHDETRVNVGAGVRYNISDMISLRADLREFHGIDESTFDTMASLGLSFAFHRTTAKPAPADADNDGVPDTRDQCPNTPAGVQVDSTGCELDSDNDGVVNSKDQCPNTPAGAQVNSRGCELDSDNDGVVNSKDQCPNTAAGAEVDENGCEGVTDTIETINLRVQFPLNSSVIDDAYDLEIRQVADFMEEHPGTTVEIAGHTDNTGKAEYNRFLSQRRAEAVAERLVSALGVDEDRVRAVGYGEVEPIATNDTSAGRAQNRRVEARIQVLR from the coding sequence ATGAAGTTCATGCGTCCGGTGGCCCTGGCTGCCCTTGCTACAACCCTTACAGCCCCCGCTCTGGCCGAAAGCCAGCAAACCATTTACCTGAACCCGTTCGCCGGTTACCAGTACTTCGGTGACAAGCGCGATCTGAGCGAAAGCGACACCTACGGTGTGGGTATCGAATACCGCTTCCGCCCCCATTGGGCCGTAGAAGCTGTGTACTCCCGTGCCGACGTAGACCGCAAATACGTGTCCGGTGAATCTGATTTCGATGAAATCCGTGTCGACGGCCTTTATTACTTTGCGAGCCAGGACAAAGCATGGAACCCGTACGTTTCCATGGGTGCCGGCCACGCAGACTTCGAAGGAGGTCCTGTCCGTACAGCCGGATCCAACCACGACGAAACCCGCGTTAACGTGGGTGCCGGTGTCCGTTACAACATCAGCGACATGATTTCTCTGCGTGCCGACCTGCGCGAATTCCACGGTATTGATGAAAGCACCTTCGACACCATGGCGTCTCTGGGCTTGAGTTTCGCGTTCCACCGTACCACTGCCAAGCCAGCTCCGGCCGACGCTGATAACGATGGCGTACCTGATACCCGCGACCAGTGCCCGAACACTCCGGCTGGTGTCCAGGTAGACAGCACCGGTTGTGAGCTAGACAGCGACAATGATGGCGTAGTCAACAGCAAAGACCAGTGCCCGAACACTCCGGCTGGCGCACAAGTGAACAGCCGCGGCTGTGAGCTGGACAGCGACAACGACGGCGTGGTCAACAGCAAAGACCAGTGCCCGAATACCGCTGCCGGCGCTGAAGTGGACGAAAACGGTTGTGAAGGTGTTACCGACACGATCGAAACCATCAACCTGCGTGTTCAGTTCCCGCTCAACAGCTCGGTGATTGACGACGCCTACGACCTGGAAATTCGCCAGGTAGCTGACTTCATGGAAGAGCACCCGGGCACCACGGTTGAGATTGCCGGCCACACCGACAACACCGGTAAAGCCGAGTACAACCGCTTCCTGTCTCAGCGTCGCGCTGAAGCCGTTGCTGAGCGTCTGGTATCCGCACTGGGTGTTGATGAAGATCGTGTCAGAGCGGTTGGTTACGGTGAGGTTGAGCCGATTGCCACCAACGACACCTCTGCTGGCCGTGCCCAGAACCGTCGTGTAGAAGCCCGCATCCAAGTGCTCCGCTAA